A single window of Desulfovibrio sp. G11 DNA harbors:
- a CDS encoding IS30 family transposase: protein MGYAHLAREERYYICQAVKSGTSLRAIAKAIGRSVSTVSRELARNTGARGYRYRQAHKRSQKRQTSKGKKRIGLEVWTYVEQCLHQDFSPEQISGVLKRKGFALSHEWIYQYILADKKRGGTLHSHLRCQRKRKRRYGKPDRRGQIKGRISIDIRPSIVAERSRLGDWEADTVEGSKGGPVLVTLAERKSRLFLFGKAPNKSASEVRRVIEGLLTPIKDFVQTITYDNGKEFSYHADVSATLEAQGFFAHPYHSWERGLNENSNGLLRQYFPKGVSLASVTQDEIIAAMCRLNWRPRKCLGFKTPYEVFLEDANTQGLGVAL from the coding sequence ATGGGCTATGCACACCTTGCCAGGGAAGAACGGTACTACATCTGCCAGGCAGTGAAAAGTGGAACGTCACTGAGGGCCATAGCCAAAGCGATAGGCCGTAGCGTCTCAACTGTAAGCCGCGAACTTGCGCGAAATACCGGGGCGCGTGGCTACCGCTACAGGCAGGCACACAAGCGCAGTCAGAAAAGGCAGACCAGTAAAGGGAAGAAGCGCATTGGCCTTGAGGTATGGACGTATGTTGAACAGTGTCTGCACCAGGACTTCAGTCCGGAGCAAATCTCTGGAGTTCTCAAACGCAAAGGTTTTGCCCTCAGTCATGAATGGATTTACCAGTACATTCTGGCGGACAAAAAACGAGGAGGAACGCTGCACAGCCATTTGCGCTGCCAGCGCAAACGCAAACGACGATATGGCAAACCCGACAGACGAGGTCAAATCAAGGGGCGTATCAGCATAGACATACGCCCGTCCATTGTTGCCGAGCGCTCACGCCTTGGTGATTGGGAGGCTGATACCGTTGAAGGCAGTAAAGGAGGCCCCGTTTTGGTGACACTTGCAGAGCGTAAAAGTCGTCTTTTCCTGTTTGGCAAGGCTCCCAACAAAAGCGCCAGCGAAGTAAGGCGGGTCATTGAAGGACTCTTGACACCCATTAAGGACTTTGTTCAGACTATTACCTATGATAACGGCAAGGAGTTCAGCTACCATGCCGATGTGTCAGCTACACTCGAGGCTCAGGGATTTTTTGCGCACCCCTACCATTCGTGGGAGCGTGGCTTGAACGAGAACTCCAATGGCCTTCTACGCCAATACTTCCCCAAGGGGGTAAGCTTGGCATCGGTCACGCAAGATGAGATCATAGCGGCAATGTGCCGCTTGAACTGGCGGCCTAGAAAATGCCTTGGGTTTAAGACACCCTATGAAGTTTTTTTAGAAGACGCCAATACCCAAGGACTGGGTGTTGCACTTTGA